A portion of the Burkholderia sp. GAS332 genome contains these proteins:
- a CDS encoding RIO kinase 1, producing the protein MKTPKRLLPLVEEGLIDEVISQLMSGKEATVYVVRSGESTRCAKVYKDAKQRSFRQAASYQQGRKVKNSRQQRAMEKGSRYGREVQEQAWQNAEVDALFQLANAGVRVPQPFICTDGVLLMELVTDADGDVAPRLNDVEMTEARALELHALLLNQVVRMLCAGMIHGDLSEYNILLAADGPVIIDLPQAVDAAGNLEAPAMLERDVNNLATYFGRFAPALLDTSYGKEIWSLYEAGALHVDAKLTGRVELDTTPIDLEGVLQELEDTRLDEEARLRYEQSLRSGT; encoded by the coding sequence ATGAAAACACCCAAACGCCTGCTCCCGCTGGTCGAAGAAGGCCTGATCGACGAAGTCATCTCGCAGTTGATGAGCGGCAAGGAAGCCACCGTCTACGTGGTCCGCAGCGGCGAGTCCACGCGCTGCGCGAAGGTCTATAAGGACGCCAAACAGCGCAGTTTCCGCCAGGCCGCGTCCTATCAGCAGGGTCGCAAGGTCAAGAACAGCCGCCAGCAGCGCGCCATGGAGAAAGGCAGCCGCTATGGCCGCGAAGTGCAGGAACAGGCGTGGCAGAACGCGGAAGTCGATGCGCTGTTCCAGCTCGCCAACGCGGGCGTGCGCGTGCCGCAGCCCTTCATCTGCACGGACGGCGTCTTGCTGATGGAATTGGTGACCGATGCGGACGGCGACGTCGCGCCGCGTCTGAACGATGTCGAGATGACCGAAGCACGCGCGCTCGAATTGCACGCGCTGCTGCTCAATCAGGTGGTGCGCATGCTGTGCGCCGGCATGATTCACGGCGACCTGTCCGAATACAACATCCTGCTCGCCGCAGACGGCCCGGTGATCATCGACCTGCCGCAAGCCGTGGATGCTGCCGGCAATCTGGAAGCGCCGGCCATGCTGGAGCGCGACGTGAACAACCTCGCCACGTATTTCGGCCGCTTCGCACCCGCTCTGCTCGACACGAGCTACGGCAAGGAGATCTGGTCGCTGTACGAAGCGGGCGCGTTGCACGTGGATGCCAAGTTGACCGGCCGTGTCGAACTGGACACCACGCCGATCGATCTCGAAGGCGTGCTCCAGGAACTCGAAGATACGCGGCTCGACGAAGAGGCTCGTCTGCGCTACGAACAGTCGCTGCGCAGCGGGACCTGA
- a CDS encoding transcriptional regulator, LacI family translates to MATLKDVAALAGVGMSTASRAISGKGPISADAAARVKAAIEALNFRPSSIGRAMATQSLGMIGIFVPTFFGSYYGTILKQTDTELRAVRRHVVVATGCGEVSPREQAIEAVRFLIGRDCDGVVVISHDLHDEDLDMLHRMHPKMVFLNRAFDQLPEASFCADHRRGGELAARTLLDHGHRDIAVISGPFSASDNHARLEGFFAELLREGIAREDVTLIESDFSPEGGYAAAQKLLDSKRRFTGLFCANDTMAVSVLARFHQVGIAVPDDVSVIGYDDDYSAAYAAPGLTSVHIPTAELTQNAVRWLVNQCYRTSWEIFREFPVSVTMRESVGPAPGVAASSIKVKALSYSSAS, encoded by the coding sequence GTGGCAACACTCAAAGATGTCGCGGCACTGGCCGGCGTCGGCATGTCGACTGCCTCACGAGCCATTTCCGGTAAGGGACCCATTTCGGCCGATGCCGCCGCGCGCGTGAAAGCGGCGATCGAAGCGCTGAATTTCCGGCCGTCGTCCATCGGCCGGGCGATGGCGACGCAATCGCTCGGCATGATCGGCATTTTCGTGCCGACCTTCTTCGGCTCCTACTACGGCACGATTCTCAAGCAGACCGACACCGAACTGCGCGCGGTGCGCCGCCACGTGGTGGTGGCGACCGGCTGCGGGGAAGTGTCGCCGCGCGAACAGGCTATCGAGGCGGTGCGCTTTCTGATCGGCCGCGATTGCGACGGCGTGGTGGTGATCAGCCACGATCTGCACGACGAAGATCTGGACATGCTGCATCGCATGCATCCGAAGATGGTGTTTTTGAATCGTGCGTTCGATCAATTGCCAGAGGCGTCGTTTTGCGCGGATCATCGGCGCGGGGGCGAACTCGCGGCACGCACGCTGCTCGATCACGGGCATCGGGACATCGCGGTGATTTCCGGGCCGTTCAGCGCGTCGGACAATCACGCACGGCTCGAAGGCTTCTTTGCCGAATTGTTGCGCGAAGGTATTGCTCGCGAGGATGTCACGCTGATCGAATCGGACTTTTCGCCGGAGGGCGGCTACGCGGCCGCGCAAAAGCTGCTCGATTCGAAGCGCCGCTTCACCGGTCTCTTTTGCGCGAACGACACGATGGCGGTGAGCGTGCTGGCGCGCTTCCATCAAGTGGGCATTGCCGTGCCGGATGACGTCTCCGTGATCGGCTATGACGATGACTATTCGGCCGCCTATGCCGCGCCTGGACTCACCTCGGTGCATATCCCGACGGCGGAGTTGACGCAGAACGCGGTGCGCTGGCTGGTCAATCAGTGCTACCGGACCTCGTGGGAGATCTTCCGCGAGTTTCCGGTGAGCGTGACGATGCGGGAGTCGGTGGGGCCGGCACCGGGTGTGGCGGCTTCGTCGATCAAGGTCAAGGCGCTCAGTTACAGCAGCGCTTCATAG
- a CDS encoding carbohydrate ABC transporter ATP-binding protein, CUT1 family: protein MANLANVANEVANEVANEVVNEVANTMAHAAADSADVANAGNVADTAGLSNPANVSVRNLKIQLGANTVIENLDLDVRAGEFVVLLGPSGCGKSTLLHSIAGLIDVTDGSIEIAGEDMTWADPKDRRIALVFQSYALYPTMSVERNLSFALRINGTPKAEIERRVTRASDMLQLGPLLKRKPAQLSGGQRQRVAIGRAIVREADVFLFDEPLSNLDAKLRTELRRELKQLHQRLGATMIYVTHDQVEAMTLATRMAVMRGGVIQQFGTPAEVYARPNNLFVATFLGSPAMNLLKGTLEARDGSLNFCTAHLRLDVSHYPFKNLPADRLPCVLGVRAEDVHVGEGSSMTMNERANISLIEPMGNHRVIWLDYHGEQIASIDQTKTPVAIGGAATFSFDGAHISLFEEEGGARL, encoded by the coding sequence ATGGCAAACCTGGCTAATGTGGCAAATGAAGTGGCAAATGAAGTGGCAAATGAAGTGGTAAATGAGGTGGCAAACACGATGGCACATGCGGCGGCAGATTCGGCAGACGTGGCTAACGCCGGCAACGTGGCGGACACTGCGGGGCTTTCGAATCCGGCCAACGTATCGGTGCGTAATCTGAAGATCCAGCTCGGCGCGAATACGGTGATCGAGAATCTCGATCTCGACGTGCGAGCGGGCGAGTTCGTCGTGCTGCTCGGCCCATCGGGTTGCGGCAAATCTACCTTGCTGCATAGCATCGCGGGCTTGATCGACGTGACCGACGGCAGCATCGAGATCGCGGGCGAAGACATGACATGGGCCGATCCGAAAGATCGCCGCATTGCCCTGGTGTTTCAGTCGTACGCGCTGTATCCGACCATGAGTGTCGAGCGCAATCTATCGTTTGCGTTGCGCATCAACGGCACGCCGAAGGCGGAAATCGAGCGGCGCGTCACGCGGGCGTCCGACATGCTGCAACTCGGCCCGTTGCTCAAGCGCAAACCGGCACAACTCTCGGGCGGCCAACGGCAACGCGTGGCGATCGGCCGTGCGATCGTGCGCGAAGCCGACGTGTTTCTGTTCGACGAGCCGCTGTCGAATCTCGACGCCAAGTTGCGCACCGAATTGCGCCGCGAACTCAAACAATTGCACCAGCGTCTGGGCGCGACGATGATCTACGTGACCCACGATCAGGTCGAAGCTATGACGCTCGCCACGCGCATGGCCGTGATGCGCGGCGGCGTGATCCAGCAGTTCGGCACGCCCGCCGAAGTCTATGCGCGGCCGAACAATCTGTTCGTCGCGACGTTTCTGGGCTCGCCCGCGATGAATCTGCTCAAGGGCACACTTGAGGCGCGCGACGGCTCGCTAAACTTTTGCACCGCGCATTTGCGGCTCGATGTGTCGCACTATCCTTTCAAAAACCTGCCGGCGGATCGTCTGCCTTGCGTGCTCGGCGTCCGGGCCGAAGACGTGCACGTGGGCGAGGGCTCGAGCATGACCATGAACGAGCGCGCGAACATTTCGCTGATCGAGCCGATGGGCAACCACCGCGTCATCTGGCTCGACTATCATGGAGAGCAAATCGCGTCGATTGACCAGACGAAGACGCCGGTGGCGATAGGGGGTGCCGCGACGTTCTCGTTCGATGGCGCGCATATTTCGCTGTTCGAGGAAGAAGGCGGCGCGCGGCTATAG
- a CDS encoding carbohydrate ABC transporter membrane protein 2, CUT1 family, with protein sequence MNTLSPPLKGGAPSPTRRRRRAFTPARLGVYAFLLTAALFFLLPLYVMLVTSVKPMSEIRLGNLLAFPTHFTLDAWSAAWQSACTGLDCNGIQVGFWNSVRIVVPSTVLSIMVGAVNGYALSFWRPRGAGLLFGVLLMGAFIPVQVMVYPLVRVLASVHLFSSLPGIVVIHTIFGMPVMTLLFRNYYASIPQELFKAARIDGGGFWRIFLQLMLPMSTPIIVVAVIMQVTGIWNDFILGLVFAGTKNLPMTVQLNNIINTTTGERLYNVNMAATILTSMVPLAVYFISGRWFVRGIASGAVKG encoded by the coding sequence ATGAACACGCTCAGTCCTCCACTGAAGGGCGGCGCGCCGAGCCCCACGCGCCGGCGCCGCCGTGCTTTTACGCCCGCACGCCTCGGTGTCTATGCGTTTTTGCTGACCGCCGCGTTGTTCTTCCTGCTGCCGTTGTACGTGATGCTCGTCACATCGGTCAAGCCGATGAGCGAGATCCGCCTCGGCAATCTGCTCGCTTTTCCCACGCATTTCACACTCGACGCATGGAGCGCCGCGTGGCAGTCCGCCTGTACGGGCCTCGATTGCAACGGCATTCAGGTCGGCTTCTGGAATTCAGTGCGTATCGTCGTGCCCAGCACGGTGTTGTCGATCATGGTTGGCGCGGTGAACGGCTATGCGCTGTCGTTCTGGCGGCCGCGCGGGGCCGGGCTGCTGTTTGGCGTATTGCTGATGGGCGCCTTCATTCCAGTGCAGGTGATGGTCTATCCGCTCGTGCGCGTGCTTGCTAGCGTGCATCTGTTCAGTTCGCTGCCGGGTATCGTGGTGATTCACACCATCTTCGGCATGCCGGTGATGACGCTGCTGTTTCGCAACTACTACGCGTCGATTCCGCAGGAGCTGTTCAAGGCGGCACGTATTGACGGCGGCGGTTTCTGGCGCATCTTTTTGCAGCTGATGCTGCCGATGTCCACACCGATCATTGTCGTCGCGGTCATCATGCAAGTGACGGGCATCTGGAACGATTTCATTCTCGGCCTGGTGTTCGCCGGCACGAAAAACCTGCCGATGACGGTGCAATTGAACAACATCATCAACACGACGACCGGCGAGAGGCTCTATAACGTCAATATGGCGGCGACCATTCTGACCTCCATGGTGCCGCTGGCGGTCTACTTCATTTCGGGCCGCTGGTTTGTGCGCGGCATTGCGTCCGGCGCCGTCAAAGGATAG
- a CDS encoding carbohydrate ABC transporter membrane protein 1, CUT1 family produces MHALKLPATDSANRKKPLKKPLKKHFPIAAWVALLPMVLTVVFAYLGTMIWTARVSLSNSRTFPSGDFAGLTQYTRLFNNDRWLLSLQNIVIYGACFIVACMVIGLLLAIFIDQRVVAEGALRTVFLYPYAMSFVATGLVWQWILNPELGAQAVLHKLGFVHARFDWIVDQDWVIYTVVIATVWQASGLVMALLLAGLRGIDDELWKAARIDGIPRWRVYASIVVPMLGPSISTAFVLLFVMVVKLYDAVVAMTQGGPGTASEVPTKFIMDYLFSRANIGLASAASIVLLATVLAILAPFFYARSRAALRKAV; encoded by the coding sequence CTGAAAAAGCCGTTAAAGAAGCATTTTCCAATAGCGGCATGGGTGGCGTTGCTGCCGATGGTCCTGACCGTCGTGTTCGCGTATCTCGGCACGATGATCTGGACCGCGCGCGTGTCCCTCAGCAACTCACGCACGTTTCCTTCCGGCGACTTCGCGGGCCTCACGCAATACACGCGGCTTTTCAACAACGATCGTTGGCTGCTGTCGCTGCAAAACATCGTGATCTACGGTGCGTGCTTTATCGTCGCGTGCATGGTGATCGGTTTGCTGCTGGCGATTTTCATCGATCAGCGCGTGGTGGCCGAAGGCGCGTTGCGCACGGTGTTTCTCTATCCGTATGCAATGTCGTTTGTCGCAACGGGTTTGGTCTGGCAGTGGATTCTCAATCCGGAACTGGGCGCGCAGGCCGTGTTGCACAAGCTCGGTTTCGTGCATGCGCGCTTCGACTGGATCGTCGATCAGGACTGGGTGATCTACACCGTCGTCATCGCGACGGTGTGGCAGGCGTCCGGTCTCGTGATGGCGCTGCTGCTGGCCGGCTTGCGCGGTATCGACGATGAACTGTGGAAAGCCGCGCGCATCGACGGCATTCCGCGTTGGCGCGTCTATGCGAGCATTGTCGTGCCGATGCTCGGACCTTCCATATCCACCGCCTTCGTGTTGCTCTTCGTGATGGTCGTCAAGCTCTACGACGCCGTGGTTGCGATGACGCAAGGCGGCCCCGGCACAGCGAGCGAAGTGCCGACGAAGTTCATCATGGATTACCTGTTCAGCCGCGCGAATATCGGCTTGGCGTCAGCCGCGTCGATTGTGCTGCTGGCAACGGTACTGGCGATTCTCGCGCCGTTCTTCTATGCCCGCAGCCGCGCTGCGTTGCGCAAGGCGGTGTGA